The genomic segment AATAAAGATAGTTTAGGCGGAATATCAGATGATGACAAAAGCGATTTACCGACGCAATTTAGGATGGAGGCGTAAAAATTTATGGACACTTTTCGCGTAATAGAAGTAAAACAGAGCGTCTTGGCTGACAACGACAGGGAAGCGGAAGGCCTGAGGAATGAACTGAAGAAGAATAAAACCTTCCTTCTGAACCTGATGTCTTCGCCTGGCTCCGGGAAGACGAGCACCCTGGTCAGAACGATCGGTATGCTGGGGAACGAGTTCCGGATTGGAGTCATGGAAGCGGATATCGACTCCGATGTGGATGCGCGGACTATTTCCATGACCGGTGCCAAGACGGTCCAACTCCACACCGGAGGCATGTGCCACCTGGATGCGGGCATGACTAGGCAAGGTCTTGATCATCTGGGAACCGGAGATTTGGATATAGCAATTCTTGAGAACGTTGGAAATTTGGTCTGTCCGGCGGAATTTGATACGGGTGCCGTTAAGAACGTGATGATCTTATCTGTGCCGGAAGGGCACGATAAGCCGCTGAAATATCCGCTGATCTTTACAGTCTGCGATGCTCTACTGATCAACAAGATCGATGTGATGCCTTATTTTGATTTTGATCTGGAAAAGGTGAAGGAATATGTGCATCTGCGCAATCCGAATCTGAAAATCTTCCCTGTTTCCGCCAAAACAGGAGAGGGCATGGAGGCGTGGTGCGATTGGCTGCGCCAGCAAGCCAATGATTGGCTGAAATAGAGCGGCTTGGATAAAATTATCCCTGTGGTATATATTCACCATAGGGATAATTCACTATAATCAATATTGAACTTGTGCAATAGTTCTTATTTGACTGCTTGAAAAATCATATCATTTATCATTGAAAGCCGGAGAGAGGAATATGTCAGTAAACAATGCAACAAAAAATATACAAAAATGTGCTTACGCTGGCATGAACTTGACATGAATTATGGTGCGGTTTTTTATATTGGGAACTACCATCATATTTTGGGATCAAAGCTCTTCAGCGGGCATGTGCCGCTTGCGGGAGTGCCCTTCTCTCAGGAAGAAGAAGTGGATCCATACAAGCTTTTTAAGGGAGGAACTTATGAAAAATTTACGTCCAACGATTTTCATTAATCGTCCAAAATGGCTTCGTTACAGTATTTTGATACTTGGGATACACTTACTAGGACTCGCGCTTTTATTCCCAGTAGTTGGCGTATATCCTCAATTTTTAGGGATTGCCTTTCTAGCATATACTCTAGGCTTAAGGCATGCCTTTGATGTTGACCATATAACAGCAATTGATAATACGGTACGAAAAATGATGCAGCAGAAACAGGAACCGACTGGGGTAGGATTTTTCTTTTCACTGGGGCACTCCTCAGTAGTTTTTATAATGGCTCTAATTACATCTTTTTCTATGACCTGGGCAAAAGAAAATATACCACAATTACAAGCTATTGGTGGTTTAATAGGAACGGTTGTCTCTGGAGGGTTTCTACTTTTAATAGGGTTATTTAACCTGTACATTTGGTTCGATATTTATCGGTTATTTAAAAAAATGCATAGAGGGAAGTTTGATGAAGGAAACTTAGAAAAACTTCTTTTAAACCGTGGCTTTATTTCACACCTTTTCAGACCATTTTATCAATTTATTAGTAAAAGTTGGCATGTTTACCCGCTTGGATTTCTCTTTGGTTTAGGGTTTGATACAGCGTCGGAAGTGGCTTTACTTGCAATCTCTGCAAATGCTGCAAGTACATCAATGCCTTCTACAGCAATTTTATCCTTACCAGTTTTGTTTGCCGCCGGTATGAGCATGATGGACACAGCTGATGGGGTTTTTATGATCACTGCCTATGATTGGGCTTTCTCTACACCCCTAAGAAAGGTCTATTATAATTTATCGGTTACTGGAGTATCCGTGGTAGCGGCATTATTTATAGGGTTAATAGAATTAGCCCAGATTGTGACCCCGAAACTCGGACTCAACGGTAGCATTTGGGAATGGATTCAAAAACTTGACCTCAGTGGTATTGGTTACTTGTTGGCTGGACTATTTGTATTTGGGTGGGGAGTCTCTTTTTTATTATGGAAGGTATTAAGGTTGGAACATGCGTAAGGATATTATATTGCCTACATTAGGCAAGGGGTTCCGTTGTCTTAGGATAATTTTATAACTCGGGGGCGAGATTAAGTCAATCTAAAACAGGATGGCGAAACAAAAAGATTAACAAACCGAACGGGCAATGCGGGAAAAGAGGGTGGAGGAATTAAGTGATTTTCTGATAGCTCAGGAGAGTGATCTTGCAAAGTTTTACGATATGCTATTTCGAAGATTTGTTGAAAAAGTAAAGATTCAATCGATGGCGGAAGTAGAGTTTGTGAAAGAAGAAGTTTTAGTAGCAATTAAGCACAATGATGGAAATATTTCTCTTATCAAATATGATGTATCAAATGTATTTTTGTAGTTCCATTTGTTATCCTCTCCTGCGGGTGAGCTATATGTCGTTAGATTTGACGCTTACTGTTAACCACTATATGTAGTGGTTTTGAAGCAAAAAAAGGGCAAAAACCGGGCTGAAAAATGCCAGTTTTTGCTCTTTTTTATGGGGAAATATAGAGGACATAGTGGGTTTTCAATGGGGATTGAGATTTATGTTATATATTCGAGAGTGAACAAAAGATTTTCTTCTCTGGAGATGACAGAGAAATTTATATAATAAAGGATATAAATTGGAATTTGAAAACGAGATTGCAGTGTCTGCGCGGTCTATATTATTGAACTTCGCGAGACCATTTTCGGACTTCACTCAAGGCTTCTACTAACTTTAAGCCATTTTCGGATAAAGAGTATTCAACATGTGGTGGAATCTCATTATATTGGTGACGAATGATAATGTTTTGGGTAACAAATTCTTTTAAGATTTTAGTTAGCATCATATCAGTGATACCGTCAAGTTCCTGCTTTAATTGGTTGAAACGTATGGACTTTGCTGTATAAATTGTCCAGATAATTTGTAGTTTCCATTTCCCACCAAGTATGCTTATAGCATATTCAAGAGGACAATCAGAAAAAGAGTTGTTTTTCTGCATTTCGTTCATCCTGCCTTTCTGAAATTAATTTGATACAAATCAATCTTAAGAATACACAATACTATGATTTTGTATAGTTACTCTATTATTTTTGCGTACTTGTAATTATTGTTTTTTAAAATAAAATAATAACATAGTATAAGGAAATATAGCAATTCTTATAGGAAGGGGTAAATCATGAAGATAGAGATTTGGTCAGATTATGCATGTCCTTATTGTTATATAGGTAAAAGAAATCTAGAGATGGCTATGAAGGGAATCACAGACAAAGAGTTTATTGAAGTTGTAATGAAAAGTTTCGAGTTAGATGCGACAGCCAGTTCACAGGTGACAGGTACAACTCCGGAGCGTATCGCTCGGAAGTATGGATATACTAGTAAACAAACAATGCAGATGATAGAAAGTGTTACCGAAGCGGCCAAAAATGTTGGGTTGGTTTTCCGTTACGATACAACCCGATACACAAATATGATGAATGCACACAGGCTGACAAAATATGCAGAAGGACGTGGAAAAGGCCATGAAATTAGTGAAAAGCTGTTTCATGCATATTTTAATGAAAATAAAGAATTAAGTGATCCACAGGTATTAATAGGAATTGCATCAAAAGTTGGCATTTCTGAATTCGAAGTAAGAGAAGTAATTGAATCAGACCAATATGCATTAGAAGTACGCCAAGATGAGAAGGATGCTGCGCATTTGGAAATACATTCGGTTCCTTATTTTTTGGTTAATCGGAAATATGCATTTTCAGGAGCACAGCCTTCTGGTTATATCAAAGAAACTTTATTAAACATACTGGATGAGGAAAA from the Desulfitobacterium metallireducens DSM 15288 genome contains:
- a CDS encoding DsbA family oxidoreductase, whose amino-acid sequence is MKIEIWSDYACPYCYIGKRNLEMAMKGITDKEFIEVVMKSFELDATASSQVTGTTPERIARKYGYTSKQTMQMIESVTEAAKNVGLVFRYDTTRYTNMMNAHRLTKYAEGRGKGHEISEKLFHAYFNENKELSDPQVLIGIASKVGISEFEVREVIESDQYALEVRQDEKDAAHLEIHSVPYFLVNRKYAFSGAQPSGYIKETLLNILDEEKEQLEVLNSGMTCGPDGCKI
- a CDS encoding winged helix-turn-helix transcriptional regulator, with translation MQKNNSFSDCPLEYAISILGGKWKLQIIWTIYTAKSIRFNQLKQELDGITDMMLTKILKEFVTQNIIIRHQYNEIPPHVEYSLSENGLKLVEALSEVRKWSREVQ
- a CDS encoding HoxN/HupN/NixA family nickel/cobalt transporter produces the protein MKNLRPTIFINRPKWLRYSILILGIHLLGLALLFPVVGVYPQFLGIAFLAYTLGLRHAFDVDHITAIDNTVRKMMQQKQEPTGVGFFFSLGHSSVVFIMALITSFSMTWAKENIPQLQAIGGLIGTVVSGGFLLLIGLFNLYIWFDIYRLFKKMHRGKFDEGNLEKLLLNRGFISHLFRPFYQFISKSWHVYPLGFLFGLGFDTASEVALLAISANAASTSMPSTAILSLPVLFAAGMSMMDTADGVFMITAYDWAFSTPLRKVYYNLSVTGVSVVAALFIGLIELAQIVTPKLGLNGSIWEWIQKLDLSGIGYLLAGLFVFGWGVSFLLWKVLRLEHA
- the hypB gene encoding hydrogenase nickel incorporation protein HypB, with protein sequence MDTFRVIEVKQSVLADNDREAEGLRNELKKNKTFLLNLMSSPGSGKTSTLVRTIGMLGNEFRIGVMEADIDSDVDARTISMTGAKTVQLHTGGMCHLDAGMTRQGLDHLGTGDLDIAILENVGNLVCPAEFDTGAVKNVMILSVPEGHDKPLKYPLIFTVCDALLINKIDVMPYFDFDLEKVKEYVHLRNPNLKIFPVSAKTGEGMEAWCDWLRQQANDWLK